ACAGAATggaagaaattgggctaagcagcagcacatgtgaaaaagacttgggtatactaatagatcatagactgaacatgagccaacaatgtgatgcagcagccaaaaaggcaaacacaattctgggatgtactaagagaagcatatagtctagatcacgtgaggtcattatccccctctactcttccttagtcagacctcatctggaatactgggtccagttctgggcaccccactttagcccgtttaggaccaggcactgtaaatttatggcgcccGGTCCTGGGCTTCAAGcttagccgtatgtaaaattacagtggcgctttaagcctcctgtttCTGCAATCAATAAGAGGGAGGAATGGGttttcagctgttagtgacagctgataacccggaggagaaggcaggaggggtatttaaccctttctgccttctgcttccccgagtatacagcgctcaatgagcactgtgtactagaaagtgaaagtaaagtgtaactatattccacaacacttctgctcaattcacaacctgattggttgtttgagttggctgattcacagtgattggttgtttgggttgaatcgagcagaagtgttgtggaatataaatatatgcctccAGGAGCCggggggtcacgtgaccgccagggttccctgctatagcagagctggagggtcatactagaacCCTGAccaactctgccagtgactaatgtcagtacaggggatgttttccctgtaacttggggtcctatggatgccccagctacagtgggaaaatggcaaataaaaaaatttaaaaaaaacatgtgaatgtctcccagaggtctttcatgatgtcatgggggacatagatggtaaaaaacataattacataaatgagTAAACCaaagttacagaataaaacaacaatccatacataagaaaaaaaaataacccaaaaccgaagTCCACCTAAaacgtcgctataagcgccctgtaatccaaaaccatacatatatcaaaacgtccgaaacaaaatgaggaacccgttcccgtactttattttagtgtaaatatactgataaaaaaaataactagaaatgttaaaaaaatcatttttttaaaactttttacccccaataaaactaaaaaacggaaaaaaagtctgcaaaaaagatatttaaaaatcaCCCTAtgtcaggggggaaaaaaaacacagcaaaaataattttgatagctaaagaaaAGAAATTGGGCAAAACCACCACacgggtaaaattcctaaaaagtgtctggtcctcagggtacaaaacagcctggtccttaaggggttaaaaaagacagacaaactggagcaagttcagagctgagttaccaagatggtgagcggtctgcaaatcatgtcctatgaggaacggttaaaggatctgggaatgtttagcagaagagaaggctgagaggagacttaatagcggtctacaaatatctgaagggctgtcacagtgcagagggatcagccctattctcatctgtacaaggaaagactagaagcaatgggatgaaactgaaagggaggagacacagattagatattagacagtgaggggatcaatgaggggaacaggttgccacgggaggggggggagttctccttcaatggaagtctacaGAGGcgggacagatatctgtctggcatgatttagtgatcctgcactgagcagggggttggaccctaccattctatgattctatataggGGCACTCAGCTGCATACGGGGAGGGAAGTCTATAGGGGCACTCGACTGCGTACGAGAGGAGTATATAGGGGCACTCTGCTGCTTACGGGGAGGGGAGAGTATATAGGGGCACTCGACTGTGCACAAGGACGGTAGTATATAGGGGCACTCAGTTGCGTAGGGGAAGTGAGTATATAGGGGCACTCAGCTGTGCATGGGGATGGGAGAATATAGGGGCACTCAGCTGTGTACAGGAATGGGAAGCATATAGGGGCACTCAGCTGTGTACAAGAAGGGGAGAGTATATAGGGGCACTCGGCTGCTTGCAGGAAGGGGAGAGTATATAGTGGCACTTGTCTCCCTGCAGGGAGGGGAGTGTATAGGGGCACTCAACTGTTTAAGGGGAGGGGAGTGTATAGGGGCACTCAACTGTGTAAGGGGAGGGGAGTGTATAGGGGCACTCGGCTGCATATAGGGAGGAGACTGTAAAGGGGCACTTGGCTGTGTATAGGGAGGGTATATAGGGGCAATCAGGTGCATACAGGGAGGGGGAGTATATAGGAACACTCGGCTGTGTATGGGGAGGGGAGTATATAGGGGCACTCGGCTACCTAcagggaggggggagtatataGGGACACTCGGCTGTGTACGGGGAGGGGAGTATATAGGGGCACTCGGCTACCTAcagggaggggggagtatataGGGACACTCGGCTGTGTACGGGGAGGGGAGTATATAGGGGCACTCGGCTACCTAcagggaggggggagtatataGGGACACTCGGCTGTGTACGGGGAGGGGAGTATATAGGGGCACTCGGCTGCTTACAAGGAGGGGGGAGTATATAGGAACACTCGGCTGTGTACGGGGAGGGGAGTATATAGGGGCACTCGGCTGCCTAcagggaggggggagtatataGGGACACTCGGCTGTGTACGGGGAGGGGAGTATATAGGGGCACTCGGCTGCTTACAAGGAGGGGGGAGTATATAGGGACACTCGGCTGCGTACGTCAGCTGTGTACAGGGAGTGGGGGGTATATAGTTGCACTCATctgtgtacagggaggggagaatATAGGGGTACTCGGCTGTGTatggggaggggggagtatataGGGATACTCGGCTGTGCACAGGGATGGGAGTGTATAGGGGCTCTCGTCTGTGTACGGGGAGAGGAGTATATAGGGGCAATCAGGTGCATATGGAAAGTATATAGGGGCACTCAGCTGTGTACAGGGATGGGAGTGTATAGGGGCACTCGGCTGCGCacagggagaggggagtatataggGGCACTCGGCTGTGTACGGGGAGGGGAGTATATAGGGGCACTCGGCTGTGTatggggaggggggagtatataGGGACACTCGGCTGTGCACAGGAAGGAGAGTATATAGAGGCACTCGGCAGTgtacggggaggggggggagtatATAGGGGCACTCGGCTGTGTACAAGGAGGGGGAGTATATAGGGGCAATCGGCTGTGCACGGGGATGGGAGCATATGGGGGCACACGGctgtgtacagggaggggagtatATAGGGGCAACCGGGTGCATATGGGGAGGGGAGTATAAAGGGCCACTTGTCTGTGtacggagaggggagtatatcgGGGCACTCGGCTTCTCACAGGTAGGGGAGTGTATAGGGGCACTCTTCTGTGTATGGGGAGGGGAGTATATAGGGGCTCTCATCTGTGTACGGGGATGGGAGTATATAGGTGCAATCAGGTGCATATGGGGAGTATATAGGGGCACTCGGCTGCTTAcagggaggggggagtatataGGGAAACTTGGCTGCGTACGTCAGCTGTGTACAGGGAGTGGGGGGTATATAGTTGCACTCATctgtgtacagggaggggagaatATAGGGGTACTCGGCTGTGTATGGGGAGGGCGGAGTATATACGAATACTCGGCTGTGCACAGGGATGGGAGTGTATAGGGGCTCTCGTCTGTGTACGGGGAGAGGAGTATACAGGGGCAATCAGGTGCATATGGAAAGTATATATGGGCACTCAGATGTGTACAGCGAGGGGGGTATATAGGGGCACTCGGCTGCGGACAGGGAGAGGGGGTATATAGGGGCACTTGGTTGTGTACATGGGAGGGGAGTATATAGGGGCACTCGGCTGCTTACGGGGAGGGGAGAGTATATAGGGGCACATGGCTGCGTGCAGGGAAGGGAGTATATAGGGGCACTCAGCTGTGCACGGGGGGATATAGGGGCACTCGGCTGTGTACAGGAAGGGGGGTATATAGGGGCACTCGGCTGCGTACGGGGAGGGGGGAATACATAGGGGCACTCGGCTGTGTACAAGGAGGGGGGAGTATACAGGGGCAATCGGCTGTGCACGGGGATGGGAGCATATAGGGGCACACGGCTGTGTACAGGGAGGGGTGTATATAGGGACAACCAGGTGCGTATGGGGAGGGGAGTATAAAGGGCCACTTGTCTGTGTACGGGGAGGGGAGTATATCGGGGCACTCGGCTTCCCACAGGTAGGGGAGTATATAGGGGCACTCTTCTGTGTATGGGGAGGGGAGTATATAGGTGCAATCAGGTGCATATGGGGAGTATATAGGGGCTCTCATCTGTGTACGGGGATTGGAGTATATAGGTGCAATCAGGTGCATATGGGGAGTATATAGGGCACTCGGCTGTGTACGGGGAGGGGAGTATATAGGGGTACTCAGCTGCATACAAGGAGGGGGTAGTATATAGGGGCACTCGTCTGCGTACGGGAAGGGGGGTATATAGGGGAACTCGGCTGCCTAcagggaggggggagtatataGGAACACTCGGCTGTGTACGGGGAGGGGAGTATATACGGGCACTCGGCTGCCTAcagggaggggggagtatataGGGACACTCGGctgtgtacagggaggggagtatATAGGGGCACTCGGCTGCTTACAGGGGGGGGGAGTATATAGGGACACTCGGCTGCGTACGTCAGCTGTGTACAGGGAGTGGGGGGTATATAGTTGCACTCgtgtgtacagggaggggagaatATAGGGATACTCGGCTGTGCACAGGGATGGGAGTGTATAGGGGCTCTCGTCTGTGTACGGGGAGAGGAGTATACAGGGGCAATCAGGTGCATATGGAAAGTATATAGGGGCACTCAGCTGTGTACAGCCAGGGGGGAGTATATAAGGGCACTCGGCTGCGTacagggagaggggagtatataggGGCACTCGGCTTTGTatggggaggggggagtatataGGGGCACTCGGCTGTGCACAGGAAGGAGAGTATATAGGGGCACTCGGCTGTGTACAGGAAGAGGGGAGGATATAGAGGCACTCGGCAGTGTACAGGAAAAGGGGTGTATATAAGGGCACTCAGCTGTGTACAGGAATGGGGAGCATATACGGGCAGTCGGCTGTGTACGGGAAGGGAGGTATATAGGGGAACTCAGCTGTGTGCAAAAAGAGGAGAGTGTATAGGGGCACTCGGCTGCATGCAGGTAGGGAGAGTATATAGTGGTACTCAGCTGCATGCCGGGAGGGGTGTATATAGGGACACTCGGCTGGGTACAGGGAGGGGGGTGTATATAGGGACACTCGGCTGCGTACGGGGAGTGGAGTATATCGGGGCACTCGGCTCTGTACGGGAAGGGGAGTATATAGGGGCACTCAGCTATGTACGGGTAGGGGGTAGTATATAGGGGCACTCCGATGTGTACAGGGAGTGGGGGGTATATAGAGGCACTCGGctgtgtacagggaggggagtatATAGTGGCACTCGGCTGTGTatggggaggggggagtatataGGGGCTCTCGTCTGTGTACGGGAGAGGAGTATATAGGGGCAATCAGGTGTGTATGGGAAGTATATATGGGCACTCAGATGTGTACAGCGAGGGGGGAGTATATAGGGGCACTCGGCTGCGGACAGGGAGAGGGGGGTATATAGGGGCACTCGGTTGTGTACGGGGAGGGGAGTATATAGGGGCACTCAGCTGCGTACAGGGCGTTGTGTATGTAGGGGCACCCGGCTATGTACAGGGAGAAGAGTATATAGGGGCACTCAGCTGTGTACATGTAGGGGAGTATATATAGGGGCACTCGACTGTCTACAGCGAGGGGGGAGTATATAGGGGCACTCAGCTGCGGACAGGGAGAGGGGGTTATATAGGGGCACTCGGttgtgtacagggaggggagtatATAGGGGCACTGGGTGTATTATCGCATGGTGTGTACAGAACATGTAAGTCCGCGGAGCACATATGGGAGGATTAGCAGAGGGTCTATACATgtatctatataggcagtgagcggACATTAGGGCTGGCTGTATACAGCGCCCCGTGTGGGAGGTTATATGAAGCACCGTCCGCACCCGCCGTGTACACCGTCGGTCTGCAGCACCGTGCACGGCTCAGGCCTCACACCCTCTGCGCCATTTTAATTCCCCTCACGGAAGAGGAGAGAAAGCAGAGACGACACCAAAACGTAAGGAGAGAGGGCGGGGAGCTGAGACTACATCTCCCGGCATGCCCTGGGCGCCGCCAAGGCCCCCTCAATCGCACGGGAGGCGTCCCTGGCTCGTCCTGACGCGATTTGTCCGGTCGGGTCGATTTAACAGAGAGACTGCGTTTTGTTTCCCGACTTCTCAGAGGCAGCTACAGCCGAGGCGATTACGTGTCGGTGGGAGGACGCAGATCAGGGCCGCAGAGCGCGTGACGCGCTCGGGTTGTTTAGGCACCGCCGAGGGCGACTGTCACAATGTTTACGTTTCTGATTGGTGTAAAACTGGGGGCGTATCCCCCCTTCGCACATTATTATTGGCTCGTTTTGTCCTTCAATCTTAATCACGTGGTCAAAACTCAGCAGGAAAGGGGGCCTTGGTTGCCGTGACGTCAGAGCAGTGGGCGGGGTACAATTCGCCTATATAAGAGCGTGCACGGCGTGAAGTCGCACACAGACTCGCCTGCTGTCTCCTTGCTTTTCAGGTGCGCTGTGGTGGGGGCGTGGTCGGCGGTACGCATGCGCATAGCGGAAGCTAACTAGAAGCTTCGCTATTGGCTGTAGCGAGTCGATTAGCTAGGGGGCGGTGTTGGCAGAGAGTATATAAATAAGGGCGCTCCCCCCGCCATTTCGGTCAGTAGTCAGCAGTCGCTGAGGGGGTTGGGACAGTTGTAAGTTTAGCTGACAGTTTGCTGCCTTGTGTCCTGTCAGGGGCTCAGTGGAGGAGCTGCAGAATAACTCATCACTTTTCTCTTCCAGGCTCCGCCTCTCTCACTTTTGAAGACCGTTCTTGTGGACAAACTGCTCAGGGGTGTGTCTGTTTGGAAGAGGGCGTGGCCTATTAAAGCCCCACCTTCTAGGAGTCTGCGTGGGCAGTAGAGGGGCCCGGTGGCCCCAGGATGTGTGCCGCGCGGCTGTGAAGGCGGATGGATTAGCGTTGGGACTTCGCTGCGCGCCGGCCGTCTCCCGGAGGCACCCATGCAGGTTCTGCTGGAAATGGCGTCCTCTTCTGAAACGTTGCAGCACGCTGTTCCCGCTGGCAGTAATGATGGCGAAAAGACttttttggctccaccccctgcccctcccccgcaGGCAGATTCCCAGCACCGAGGCATGAAGGAGGGGCTAGAGCAGCACCCGCCGCGGGTCCCGCGAAACGGATTCCAGGGCAAGAGACGCAACAGCTTCAACGTCGGCTTCAAACACCCGACTCCCTTCAAGCGGCGGCGGCGGGTCAACTCCGAGTGCGACCCCGTCTTACCCTCCAACTTCCTGCTCGGTGGGAACATCTTCGACCCTCTGAACCTCAATAGCCTTCTGGATGAGGAGGTGAGCCGCACCCTCAACGCCGAGACCCCCAAGTCGTCTCCTCTGCCGAGTCGGAACCGCGATCCGGTGGAGATCCTCATCCCCAAGGACATGAGCGACCCGCTGAGCCTCAACACCGGCTCCGGGGACATGGAGCTTCTGCTGTCCCCCCTGAAGAGCGGCCGGAAACGGCATCGGCACCGCCATCACCTGTCGGCGGACGGCCCCAGCAAGGTGCCCGCGGTGCCCGAGGCCGAAGCCGTGCCGGAGGAGCTCCGACCGTACGAACTCAACACCACCATAAACTGCCGGGACGAAGTCGTCGCTCTACCGGCCCTGGAAGCCGAGAACCTTGATGGATCTGCGCCGCCCGCCAGCGGGTCAAGTGCGCCAGGGTCGCGCCACCGGAAGAGGAGGAGGACCTCCAGCAAATCTGAAGGCAGGCAGTGCAGCCCCGAGAAGGGCAAGAACTTGGCAAGTGTGGTGGCGGCCGTGAAGCCACAAGGTGGCGCTGAGGCCTCCAAGGTCTCGTGTCGTGGGGTGCGAGCCAAGGGCAAGGACAAAACGCGTTTCCAGTTTGGCAATTACTGCCGTTACTACGGGTACCGGAACCCGTCACATTCGGACGACCAGCGCCTGCGGGCGCTGCGGCCAGAGTGGTTCCGTAACAAGGCCGTGCTGGACGTTGGGTGCAATGTGGGCCACATGACGCTGAGCGTGGCCCTGAAACTAGAGCCCTCGCGGATCGTAGGGCTGGACATTGATGGCTCCCTGATACAGGCCGCCCGCCAGAACATCAGACATTACCTTTCTTCAAAAGGCGGCGGTTTCCCTGCAGCGCTGGCCGCTACCCGAGGACCCATCGCAGCCCCGAGCATTCCCGCTGGCGCCAGCCGGGAGAGCGGGGACAGCGGCACGTTTCCGCACAACGTTGTGTTCGTGAAGGTGAGAGCGCCTCGGGTGGAGGGATGCGGGCAGGAAGGTGAGAGCGCCTCGGGTGGAGGGATGCGGGCAGGAAGGTGAGAGCGCCTCGGGTGGAGGGATGCGGGCAGGAAGGTGAGAGCGCCTCGGGTGGAGGGATGCGGGCAGGAAGCGTGTCCTGGCTGTGGCACAACGGGCGGTCGGGGGTCCAAAGTTACCTCAGACCACTGCGATGCCACCCAGTACCCCCTGGGGTGATAATGGGCTGCCAGATGCCGCTGATCCAGTGGGAATAAAGCTGTCAGTCCCTGCTCACATCAGATGTGTGTGGCCCCAGATTGGCCTCCTGGGGACCCGGTGGGTGTCGCTGTAGCCCTGGGTGGGGTGTACCATTATACTGCAGGGGCAGCACACTAGATTAGTGATTCACCGATGACCTACAGATCGCCTCCAGACTAGGAGGGGCATAATGTAGGGGGCGGAGCTTCTGGTCTGCATCGGAGATGGCAGCTGGTCGAAGCGCCCCCTAGTGGCGCTGCCTCTTGTTTTCTGATGGCTGTTCTCACTGCCGCAGGGTAATTACGTGCCGGATCGGGACGAGCTGCTGGAGGTGCAGCGACCGGAGTACGACGTCATCATGTGCCTGAGCGTCACCAAGTGGATCCACCTCAACTGGGGCGACGACGGCCTGAAGCGGATGTTTAAGAGAATGTACCGCCACCTGCGCCCCGGGGGCATCCTCATCCTGGAGCCGCAGCCCTGGTCGTCCTACGGCAAGAGGAAGAAGCTGACGGTAAGTGACGGGGCCGgcgggatgatgggggtgatgacTCCGGCACTAACCGGCTTGTACTCTGTGCAGGAAACCATCTACAAGAACTACTGTAGGATCTCGCTGCGGCCGGAGCAGTTCACCACCTACCTCATGACCGCCGACGTAGGTTTCTCCAGCTACGAGCTGCTCGCCACGCCGTGCACCACCGCAAAAGGTAATTCTATCCGATGTTACTCTTAAGGGGGCTGTCTGCTATATACCCACATACAATAGCCTGTATGTACCCCAATGTGCACCTCCGTCTGGGGTTCCTCCTTTCTCCGTTTACCCCCTCCATCTGGGGTTCCTTCTACTTCCGTCCCAGCATCCGTCTGGGGTTCATCCTtcctccgtccccccccccccccccatctccctcCGGTCTTCTCTCCTCCATCTGGCGTCCCCCCTCCTCTGACTTGGGTTTCTCTTTCCTCCCTCCGTCTGGGGTCCCCTACTCCGTCCTCTGTCCGtccgcccccccccttcccttccctaaCTCCTCCCTTTGTCCGTCCGCCCCTTCCCTTCCCTAACTCCTCCCTTTGTCCGTCCGCCCCTTCCCTTCCCTAACTCCTCCCTTTGTCCGGtcgcccccccttcccttccctaactcctccctttgtccggtcgcccccccccccccttccctaacTCCTCCCTTTGTCCGGTCGCCCTTCCCTAAcgccccccttcccttccctaactcctccctttgtccgttcgcccccccttcccttccctaaCTCCTCCCTTTGTCCGTTTGCCCCCCTTCCCTAACTCCTCCCTTTGTCCGTTTGCCCCCCCTGCCCTAACTCCTCCCTTTGTCCGTTTGCCCCCCCTCCTGCCCTAACTCCTCCCTTTGTCCGTTTGCCCCCCTTCCCTAACTCCTCCCTTTGTCCGTTTGCCCCCCCTTCCCTAACTCCTCCCTTTGTCCGTTTGCCCCCCCTCCTGCCCTAACTCCTCCCTTTGTCCGTTTGCCCCCCCTTCCCTAACTCCTCCCTTTGTCCGTTTGCCCCCCCTCCTGCCCTAACTCCTCCCTTTGTCCGTTTGCCCCCCTCCTGCCCTAACTCCTCCCTTTGTCCgtttgcccccccccctgccctaactcctccctttgtccgtttgcccccccttcccttccctaaCTCCTCCCTTTGTCCGTTTGCCCCCCTCCTGCCCTAACTCCTCCCTTTGTCCGTTTGCCCCCCCCTGCCCTAACTCCTCCCTTTGTCCGTttgcccccccttcccttccctaactcctccctttgtccgtttgcccccccttcccttccctaactcctccctttgtccgtttgcccccccttcccttccctaactcctccctttgtccgtttgcccccccttcccttccctaactcctccctttgtccgtttgcccccccttcccttccctaactcctccctttgtccgtttgcccccccttcccttccctaaCTCCTCCCTTTGTCCGTTTGCCCCCCCTTCCCTGCCCTAACTCCTCCCTTTGTCCGTTTGCCCCCCCTGCCCTAACTCCTCCCTTTGTCCGTttgcccccccttcccttccctaactcctccctttgtccgtttgcccccccttcccttccctaaCTCCTCCCTTTGTCCGTTTGCCCCCCCTGCCCTAACTCCTCCCTTTGTCCGTTTGCCCCCCCTCCTGCCCTAACTCCTCCCTTTGTCCGGTTGCCCCCCCCCTGCCCTAACTCCTCCCTTTGTCCGGTTGCCCCCCCCTGCCCTAACTCCTCCCTTTGTCCGGttgccccccccccgccctgctTTAACTCCTCCCTTTGTCCGGTTGCCCCCCCCTGCCCTAACTCCTCCCTTTGTccggttgcccccccccccctgccctaaCTCCTCCCTTTGTCTggttgcccccccccctgccctaaCTCCTCCCTTTGTCTGGTTGCCCCCCCCCTGCCCTAACTCCTCCCTTTGTctggtcgcccccccccccccctgccctaactcctccctttgtccggtcgcccccccccccctgccctaactcctccctttgtccggtcgcccccccccccctgccctaaCTCCTCCCTTTGTCCGGTCGCCCCCCCCTGCCCTAACTCCTCCCTTTGTCCGGTCGCCCCCCCTGCCCTAACTCCTCCCTTTGTCCGGTCGCCCCCCCTGCCCTAACTCCTCCCTTTGTCCGGTCGCCCCCCCTGCCCTAACTCCTCCCTTTGTCCGTCCGCGCGCccccccctgcccttccctaactCCTCCCTTTGTCCGTCCGCGCGccccccctgcccttccctaactCCTCCCTTTGTCCGTCCGCgcgccccccccttcccttccctagCTCCTCCCTTTGTCCGTTCGTCCGCTACTCCTCCCCCCTTCCCGCTGGCTTATGTATCTCTTGTCTCCTCCCTGCAGGGTTCCAGCGATCCATCTATGCTTTCCACAAGTCCGCCGCCCGGGAGCCGCCGCCGCCGGCCGCTGACTCGCTCCGGGGTTAGAGggggacagtttgtttttttacagccatTTTCTTTTGTATGGTTTTCGGGGGAGGGGGAGagtttattttttgcatttctcGGGATTTCCTTCGCCTGTTGCAGGGATATTTGCAGAATATAATCCGTTCTACAACACTGTCTCGTCTCTTTACTAGCGGCTGATAACTGTGGACACTAGCTGATCACTATAGATAGAAAGGGCTGCTCTGTACTGTGTCAGGCAGCAGCTGCTAAAGGCTGCGATGGGTCCAGGCTACAGTTCACatgtccactagagggcagcataaagctactactcccatcatcccACGCCTATAAGAGCCTCCCCCAACCGGGAATCTATCATCAGAGCACTTGCATCCCACCTGATAATTCACTACATTGTAACAAAACCTCAGCTGTGTCAGTGGGTCAGGTTTTCAGTCTCTAGGTATAAATCTCTAttccctgacagcaagcagaacacTAGTAGAAAAGGGCAAGAAACTGAAACACTTTGTGAAAGGTGTTGTCcaatgttagaaaaaaaatgtctgctttcttacaagcacagcgccccccttgtCTTCCAGCTGTGTGAAGGTATTGCAGTAGAGATTGGCTGCTTTGTCTAGCGCCCCCTGGCAAGTAGGGTTGGGTGCTGCAGCTTAAGTCTGCTGACCCTGAACGATCCTTTCAGGAATGCTTTAATCACCTTCCAGGCATCCCACCCTATAGCGCCCCCAGAAGGGGTGGAGCACGGTGCAAGCACTTAAcctgcagcagcggcggcaccCCGCCCATGCCCGTCGGGTCACaagggcgagtgcaatatcaagCAGAGAAACTCCTCCCGCTACGGCGCTCGCCAACATTGTACCCGCGGCTGTGAGACGGTTTCCATTCCAGAACACATGGCTGTGCTGACGAGGCGGTTCCCAGGGGGCGCCATTCTACACATGTAACTCGGGCCGAGATACGCACACACGAACGGACGTAGTCAGGCGCGGGAAACAGGAACGCGCAATAGCAACACTGCGCCGTTTACACGTACGCCTGGCGACAGGAGCCCTA
The nucleotide sequence above comes from Eleutherodactylus coqui strain aEleCoq1 chromosome 2, aEleCoq1.hap1, whole genome shotgun sequence. Encoded proteins:
- the MEPCE gene encoding 7SK snRNA methylphosphate capping enzyme — encoded protein: MQVLLEMASSSETLQHAVPAGSNDGEKTFLAPPPAPPPQADSQHRGMKEGLEQHPPRVPRNGFQGKRRNSFNVGFKHPTPFKRRRRVNSECDPVLPSNFLLGGNIFDPLNLNSLLDEEVSRTLNAETPKSSPLPSRNRDPVEILIPKDMSDPLSLNTGSGDMELLLSPLKSGRKRHRHRHHLSADGPSKVPAVPEAEAVPEELRPYELNTTINCRDEVVALPALEAENLDGSAPPASGSSAPGSRHRKRRRTSSKSEGRQCSPEKGKNLASVVAAVKPQGGAEASKVSCRGVRAKGKDKTRFQFGNYCRYYGYRNPSHSDDQRLRALRPEWFRNKAVLDVGCNVGHMTLSVALKLEPSRIVGLDIDGSLIQAARQNIRHYLSSKGGGFPAALAATRGPIAAPSIPAGASRESGDSGTFPHNVVFVKGNYVPDRDELLEVQRPEYDVIMCLSVTKWIHLNWGDDGLKRMFKRMYRHLRPGGILILEPQPWSSYGKRKKLTETIYKNYCRISLRPEQFTTYLMTADVGFSSYELLATPCTTAKGFQRSIYAFHKSAAREPPPPAADSLRG